Below is a genomic region from uncultured Sunxiuqinia sp..
ATTATTTGCTTCACCACTTACATTTTTATTATCAAAACTTCCGTCGCCAAATAACAAAACATACTTTAACGACGATCCGGGTTTATCATAGAGCATTTTTAGAAAATTCCTGATTCCCGCAACATCAGGCGCTCCACCTGAAAATTCGTTGTATATTTTTAAAGGCGTTACAATTTGAGTTGATAACTGATCCGTTGCTTGATGAAACTGTGCCAACTCTGTGGCCTCATTCAAAAAGTCAGGATGTGAAACGATAACCATGTCCATTCCGGAAAGTTGGTGTAAGTTTTGATTGTCAATCGCTGCAACATATTCAGGTTCCGGCAGATTCCCATTGGTTTTAAACGCTACAAACTCGTGCAAAGATTCAGTTTCAATTTTAAAAGATGTTTGATTTCCACTAATCGAAAAAGGGATCGATACAGGACTCGTATAGTCGGTGACATCCCAAATTTTAAGTTTGGCACCGGAAGCCGATAGGTTAAACTGAGTCACCCGATTTTCTCCATTACTTTCAATATCCCGAAACGACAATTGATCGCCAACGTCAAGCGTTCGTTTATAATTTACAGTAATGTAATCCAACCATCCGTTCGTGTTGCTACTAGCTGCCACATATTTTAAATCCACTTTCAGCGAATTTGTCGGGTTACTAAGCTCATATTCATTACTTCCCAGATCTGCATAAAGAACTAAAGGATCACTTGTATCAACCGAAGAAAAGTTTAGTGCATCAACCGAAGAATTATTCACCTTCACCTCCATCTTGGAGCTACTTCCCGAACGACCAGCCGCCTCAATATCTATCTTTGCAGATACTCCATCAACAATATTTTCCAATTTCAGGGTGACCGATTTAGTTTGACCGTTGATAAACTTTTCTCCAAACCACCGCCTTCCTGATTTAATCAGGTTATGATCTTCCGACTCATGAAACACATGCTCATCAGAATAATTAACCTGATTTGTTGCCGCTGCACTCACAACTTGTGCTTCCTCAACGATCTTTTCACTTCCTTGGTCGCTCAAAAAGTAATACGCATAGTCTGAATAGTCATTTAACTCTTGAAAAAACTGACCTTTTACTTCATCTAAATTCCAACGAACGGTGCCTGTTGAGTAAAAGAAAATACAATCATTTCCGCTTCCGTCTTCACCATGATAAATGGCATTCTGTTGTAGATCATCAAAGTAGAAGTCATCGTTCATTTTCGGCAACATATATCCACCATTGCCATATAAACACACAGCTCCGGGATTCGAAAAGCCCCAGCTTTGAAGTTGAGAATAGGTGATTTTATGAATTCCCGCTTCCGAAGTTCTCAGCTTTACCCACTGACCCGATGCCAAAACAGAAGAACTTTTCCACTCTTCCTGACTTAAAAGGACAGATTTCTTTTCATTTACCGAGCGAACTTTAATATTGAAAGAAACCAGTCGTCTTGCCATAACTCTGTTATCAACCACGATTGGAACGAAATCAAGTATCGCCTGAAAGCCAGATTTTGACTCAATATATTCAATGGAAATATCCAACTGATCATTTGTTGAAAGCTCAGCTACATCGTTCGCGCTTTGAAATATTGAAAAAACTAAATCAGTAATTTCAATACGTTCGTTCGCATCACACAACTCAATAACCTCCTGATAATGAGGAATATTATTGTCATCCAAAATAGCATCAACAAACTGTCCAAAAGGAGCATTGGTGTTGCTACCAGCAGAGTCAACCCACGATATATAACGACTCTGTTTTTTACCCAAAACAGCGGCTGACAACGAAAAAAACAGAATAAAAAGTAAACAATTCTTCATTAAAATAAACTCTCAGATTATAATGATAAACGCTTCAATTCTTACAATATTGCAACTAAAGTATAGCGATTTCCAGACTTCATACAACAATACTTCTTTTTGAAAGAAAGCAAAAATACAAAGACTAATGGATTATTTGATATTAAAAAGTTGTTCTGTCCAAACAATAAGAATAGAACAATTTAGTTATATTTGTGCATATTAAAACAAACTGAAAATACTGATGATGAAATTTAAAGCCATATTATTTTTAGGTTTGGCTGTCTTGGTGGCAAGCTGCGGAATGTTGGGCAAAGGAGGAAAAGGAGGCAATAAAGCTTCCAGTAAAACGGGATGGGAATACAACAATCCAGACAATGGAGGTTTCCAAGCTGATGGGGACTTTAACCAAGTAACCGGACCTGGCTTAACATTTATAGAGGGGGGTACTTTTACCATGGGACGAGTTGAACAAGATGTCATGTACGACTGGAACAACATGCCTCGCAGGGTTACAGTTGCTTCATTTTACATGGATGAAACAGAAGTATCCAACCTTGATTACCGCGAATATATTTTTTGGTTAAATCGTGTTTATCCTGAAAGTAAGGAGAAAATTGAGCAAGCACTGCCGGACACGCTCGTTTGGCGAAAAGAATTGGCTTACAACGAACCTTACATTCAAAATTATTTCAGGCATCCTGCCTACAGCGATTATCCTGTTGTCGGTGTTAGCTGGGAGCAAGCAGAAGCTTATTGCAAGTGGAGAACCGATCGTGTAAACGAAAAAATACTGGTCGACCGTGGCGTATTGCAACATGACAATACTCAGGGAGGACAGAATGTTTTTACTTCGAATACATATCTGGCCGGACTTTATCAAGGTACTGAAGGCGACGACCCAGTTGAAGATGCAGCTGGAAATCCAAGAAGATTGAAATGGGAAGACGGAGCCTTATTGCCAAGTTATCGGTTACCGACCGAAGCAGAATGGGAATACGCTGCTTATGGTCTCATTGGGAATGCAGATGGTGAACTACTCACCGAACGAAAACTATACCCGTGGAACGGAAGCTACTTGAGAGATGATTCGAAAAAAGATCGTGGACAAATGATGGCTAACTTTGTTCGCGGACGTGGTGACATGATGGGTATGGCCGGTGCATTAAATGATAATGCAGATATCACGGCACCTGTCAATTCATACAATCCAAACGATTTCGGGCTATACTGTATGGCTGGTAATGTCAACGAATGGGTCGCTGATGTATATCGTCCATTAAACCAACAAGATGTTGAAGAATTTCAACCATTTCGAGGTACAGTGTATACCGAATACAAAAGAGATGGTGATGGAAACTTAATTCGAAATGAATTCGGTGAGCTTATCGCAGATACAATAGCGGACTACAGAAATTACGAAGACGGCGACTATCGCTCTCAAATTATTGAAGGTCCGGACTGGGAAGCTATGGAAGATCAATTATCTACTGAAGATATGTATATAAAAGGAGAAGAATCAGGCGAATTCACTTCCCTTATCTCCGACGAAGTGCGTGTTTATAAAGGTGGATCATGGAGAGATCGTCCTTATTGGTTGATACCTGGAACAAGAAGATATCTGGAGCAGGATAAAGCCACCAACGATATTGGGTTCCGTTGTGCAATGACAAGAGTTGGAAGTCCAAAAGGATTCTAAAAATATATTTATTTAAAAACCTAAACCTCATTTGTAAAAATGGGGTTTTATTTTTTCCAGAATATGAAGATAGAACAGCTTTATGAGCTATTTTTAAACCATCCGGCAGTTTCAACTGATAGTCGGAATATTGAAAATGGGGGGCTCTTTTTTGCACTAAAAGGTCCTAACTTCGACGGGAACAAATATGCTGCTGACTCACTCAGCAAAGGAGCAGCTTTTTCGATTGTGGATGATAATAAGCTACCCGAAAATCCAAATTTCATTATGGTAGAAGATGTTCTGCAAACGCTGCAAGAATTAGCATCTTATCATCGTAAATCGCTCGGGATCCCAATTTTGGGAATCACAGGCAGCAATGGCAAAACAACAACAAAAGAACTGATCGTTGCAATCCTCCGAAAAAAATACAATGTAAGTTCCACCAAAGGGAATTTAAACAACCACATCGGAGTACCACTGACGCTATTAGAGATGAATAAAAATACTGACGTTGGTATTGTGGAGATGGGAGCTAATCATCCCGGAGAAATCGCAGAGCTTTGTCAAATTGCAAATCCTGATTTTGGTTTAATTACCAATATTGGTAAAGCTCACTTAGAAGGCTTTGGATCGTTCGAGGGTATCATCAAAACAAAGTCGGAACTATACAAGCACCTAAAACAGAAATCAGGCTCAGCTTTTATACATATTGACAACGAAATACTGCAAAATCAAGCCCAAGGACTTGAACTGTTGACCTACGGACGATCAGACCAGGCTCAGCTGCGCGGAGAACTGCAGGAGTCCGCCTATTACCTTACCGTAAAAGCACTCTTCCCCAAAGGCTGGCTCTATCTAAAATCAAAACTAATTGGTGCCTACAACTATGAAAATATATTGGCTGCAGCTCGTGTTGGCTTACATTTTAAAGTCGATCCAATAGCCATACAGGATGCCGTTGCGAACTATTCTCCGATGAATAACCGATCACAATTGGTTGTAAAAGGCAAAAATAAAATTATCATGGATGCCTATAATGCGAATCCAACAAGTATGGCTGCATCCTTATCAAATTTTGACGCAATCAATCAAAAAGGAAAGATGGTGATTCTAGGAGATATGCTGGAACTTGGAGATCAAACTGATTTTGAACACCAAAAGATTGTTGATATTTTAGGTGCGATGAATTTGGATAAGATATTTTTGGTGGGAAAAGAGTTTGCAAAAACTTCGTCTGACGCAAAGACAAAGAAGTTTGAGACTGTCGATCTTCTTTCTGACTACCTCCATCAACAAAAAGAAACAGAAATTAATTTTACCTTAATCAAAGGATCTCGTGGAATTAAGCTCGAACGAATCCTCGAAACACTTTAATATCAACCCAAAACGACAATTGGGCTTACCACCAAAAACGTTAGTTGTGGAGTATCGCAGTACGAAATTAAATCTTGCTAAAAGAACCCCAACTCCAGGCGAGCTTCTTCACTCATCATCGATTTTTCCCAAGGCGGATCAAATGTTAACTCCACATGGGCATCATCTACTCCTTCGGCCGTTATAGCAGCTTGCCGGGTATCTTCTACCAGCATATCGGCAACCGGGCAACCGGGGGCAGTAAGGGTCATAATTACACTAGCCTTATTATTTTCATCAACATCGATGTTATAAATCAGGCCTAAATCGTATATGTTTACCGGAATCTCCGGATCATAAACTTCCTTTAAATTTTCTATAATTAAATCAATTCTTGCATCCATGGCTTCTCCTCCTAACTAGAAATCTTGTTATAAGCAACAGCATATAACTTAATTTGTTTGATCATTGCGACCAGTCCGTTTGATCGTGTTGGCGACAAATGTTGTTTCAACCCAATATCGTCGACAAAATGGAGTTCGTTATTCATTAACTCTTCTGGCGTACGCCCCGAAACAACACGTAGCAAAAGAGCAACCAGGCCTTTCACAATCACAGCATCACTCTCTCCCTGAAAATAAATCTTCCCATCTTTAAATTCAGGAGCCAACCACACACGTGACTGACACCCTTTTATCAAATGTTGATCATTTTTTAATTTTGGATCCAACTCTTTCAAGTCATTTCCCAATTCTATCAAGTAACCATATTTGTCCATCCAGTCCTCGTAAATTGAGAATTCTTCTACAATTTCTTGTTGTATATTTTCTATCGTCATGAATCTTTCTTTTTAAAAGATGTAAAGGTCGTAATTTTTTTACGAATCACACAAAATTCACTTTCACCTCGAGCAAAGAATTATACTTAATTTAAGAAGCAGTTTTGAGTTTCTTTGAATGATTCTAAATTCTACCCAAAATCAGCTTATCCTCTGACAATTGCTTATCTTCACATTCCTAAAAATCAACAATCATAATTATTTAAATAAAAAATCATGACTTCAATAGTTGGAACACAAACAGAAAAGAATCTCCTAAAAGCATTTGCAGGTGAATCTCAAGCAAAAAACCGCTACGAATTTTTCGCCAAACAAGCACGCAAAGAAGGACTGCATCAGATTGCCTCAATCTTTGAAGAAACAGCCATTAACGAGCAGGCGCACGCGAAACGTTTCTTTCGCTTTTTAGAAGGTGGCATGGTTGAAATTACAGCGAGCTACCCAGCCGGAGTAATTGGAACCACCATGGAAAACCTGACCGCTGCTGCAGACGGTGAAAACGAAGAGTGGAGTGATCTTTATCCTGAGTTTGCCCGAGTTGCCGAAGAGGAAGGTTTTAAACTTATCGCAGTGGTTTTTAGAACCATTGCCAAAATTGAAAAACACCACGAAGAACGCTACCGCAAATTGTGTAAAAATCTGGAAGAAGGAAAGGTCTTTGAGCGCGAAGGAAAAGTAACCTGGAAATGTCGTGTTTGTGGTTTTCTTCACGAAGCAAGCAAGCCACCGGTTAAATGTCCATCTTGCGAACACGCTCAAGAATATTTTGAAATTGAAGCAACAAACTACTAGGCTTTGAAGCAGAATTTGCAACCAGCAGATTAACGATAAGCTGTTTAAAACGTTTCTCTCCGTCATCATGAACTTGTTTCAGTATCTGTGTAGATTAAAGGAAAAATCCTATATAACCAGACTCCGAAACAAGTTCGGAATGACTTTTTCATTTACGTTTTAAACAGCCTATCTCTTTTAATGAATATGAATCTCACGAACCTGCCCGGCACCTCTTGGGTAGCGAATACTTTCGGTCAAATCCTGAACTAATTTAGGAGGCGCAGCAGTTATTCGTGAAACAACCATCGCGACTACAAAATTCAGTATCATTCCCAAGGTTCCAACTCCCTCAGGAGCAATGCCAAACCAGTATCCCTCAGGCGTGCCCGGCCCTCCCAGTTGCGGCTTGAAATAAACGATATAAATTGCTGTAAATAAGATCCCGACAATCATCCCACTGATTGCACCCTGCCTATTCATTCGTTTATCGAAGATGCCCAAAATAATAGCTGGAAAAAACGAGGAAGCAGCTAAACCAAATGCAAGCGCTACAACCTGAGCAACAAAGCCAGGCGGATTCAACCCGGCAAGTCCGGCCGCAACAACAGCCACAGCAATGCTGCCACGTGCAGCCCAAAGCTCACTTCGTTCCGAAATTCCAGGCATTAAGTAATTCTTGAGTAGGTCATGCGAAATCGACGTGGAAATAACAAGCAACAATCCGGCAGCAGTTGACAAAGCTGCAGCCAAACCGCCAGCCACCACCAAGGCAATTACCCAACCGGGGAGGTTGGCAATTTCGGGATTGGCCAACACAACAATATCCCGATCAATAATTAATTCGTTCTTTTCTTTGTCCGCTAAATATTGAATTTTACCGTCATTATTTTTATCATCAAAGGCCAGCAATCCGGTGTTCTCCCAATTGGTAAACCACTCCGGAACATCTGCATATTCTCTTTCAGAAAGCGTATTGATTAAGTTCGTACGGGCAAATACCGCCACCGTTGGAGCAGTTGTATACAACAAAGCGATAAACAACAAAGCCCAGCCCGCCGAAATTCGGGCATCTTTCACTCTCGGCACGGTAAAAAAGCGAACAATCACGTGTGGCAATCCCGCTGTTCCAAACATTAAAGCAGCCGTAATAAAAAACATATTTACCGTATTTCCCTTATCAACCTTGGTATATTCATCAAAACCAAGATCTACCGAAAGTTGATTCAGTTTCTCAAGTAGATAGGTTCCATCCGCTGTTTTTCCTCCAAATCCAAGCTGCGGAATAGGATTTCCGGTCATTTGCAAGGAAATAAAAACTGCAGGTACAGTAAATGCGAAAATGATTACACAATACTGAGCAATTTGAGTGTTGGTAATTCCTTTCATTCCACCTAAAACAGCATAAATAAATACAATTCCGATGCCAATTAACACTCCCGACTCAAACGACACATCCAGAAAGCGGGCAAAAGCCACCCCCACTCCTTTCATTTGCCCAACCACATAAGTGAAAGAAACAAATAGAGCACAAATTAAAGCGACTAATCGGGCATTCTTCGAATAATACCGTTCGCCAATAAAATCCGGCACCGTAAACTTTCCAAACTTCCGCAAATACGGAGCTAACATAAGAGCCAGCAAAACATAGCCACCGGTCCAGCCCAGCAAATACTGGGATCCACCGTAACCCATAAAAGAAATTAAGCCGGCCATTGACAAAAAAGAAGCTGCTGACATCCAGTCGGCAGCGGTTGCCATTCCGTTTGCTATTGGGTGGACACCACCACCCGCCACATAAAATTCTTTTGTCGAACCAGCTTTCGACAGACCTGCTATAATGATATACAAAACAAAGGTCACCCCAACGATGACATAGGTCCAGATTTGAGAATCCATAATTGATTTAAGTTTTATTGTTCGTCAAGATCAAATTCTTTGTCTAGCCGATTCATCAGAAAAACGTAGATAAAGATGATGGCTACAAATACGTAGATCGCCCCTTGCTGGGCAAACCAAAAACCAAGCGGAAAGCCTGCCATGTGAAAGTTATTGAGGAAATCGGCAAATAAAATGCCTGCGCCAAATGACACAATAAACCAAATGCAAAGTAAGTAGGCCAGGTAGGTTAAATTCCGTTGCCAGTACTTCTTTTTTGTTTTCTCCATGCTGTATTCGTTTAGTTATTATTCGGATTGTGTTAATGTTAGTATTTCAAACAGATGTTAATTTAGATATTTTTATCTTTTTTCCCTAATATACAATCCAACTGTTCTTTCTGAGTTTGACAGAAGAAAAAAGGATGAGATTAATCTCATCCTTTTCGAAAAAATTACAACCAGTTTCCTGAATCGGATAGACTGAAACAAAAAATCCGGCTGGAGAAGCCGGATTTTTAACTGAGTTAACTGCTTAATTACCTACTGTTGAAATGGGAATTGTAGAAAGCAAGGTAATATTTTGAATATCTGAATAATCATACAGATAAAACCCTCCATCGCCGATCATGAATAAATAGTCATTAAGTGGAATAACATCGTAAGTATGGATATCAGAGAATTCGGCCAGTTTATGTTGGTTGATCGTTAATGGATCTGACGCATCGAAAACTTTTAAGCCGGCAGCTCCATCGCAAATAAACAAAATGTCGTCGTCGATACCGAGCCCGTGAGGATTGGCCATAGAATGGCTGGCCAATAAGTTCAATTCGGAATAATCGTCATTCATTTCAATAACATCCAAGCGGTTTACCGCTCGACCACATGAACCCTCATCGTGTAAAGTGACATAGGCCAAATCATACTGGATAACCACCGGATCGCAACTTGTAATGTGAGAATACTGATTGACGTAAGTGGGATTCTCTTGAATTTCAAGATCAAAAACCAGCATGCCGGATCTTGTCCCAAAAAACAAGTGATCATCATAAATAAACATCGTTTCAATATTCCAACCTATATTCTTCGACCCAATTTCAGTCGGATTAGTCAAATCTGAAATCCGAAACGTATAAAGACTGCTATTATCAACCGTATAGAGGTAATCTTTGTACAGCCCAAATCGAGCCATTGATCCTCCTATTCCAAAAGTTGTCCCTGAACCACCACCAACGCCTCCTGAAGTATTTGTAGTAAAACCACCGTCCATGAAAACATTTTCAGCATAACTTCTACCATAATAAACCGGATAATGATACTGTTCGATTTTCTGTTTTATCTTTTCAATCTTCCAATCAATAACAACGCCCTGATCTTTGTCAATTTCCCCAATACGGTAATCGGTATCGTATTCCGGAAGGGTATACGGAAAAATATCCTCAACCCGACCAACTTCATGAATATCGGTTAAATCTGACACATCAATGGCAACCAAATCAATGTAGCTATCAGCATAAAGCACATCTTCCTTAATGGCAATATCAACATTTCCAGGAATCTTGATAAAGCCGACATTATCGGGATTGGCCGGATCATTAACATCCAATACATGAACACCTTTCATTATTTCATTGATAAATAAATAGTTATCTTTAAAATAGATCTTTCCCGGTTTTTCAATTTCCTGACTGGAACTAAGCAAGACTGCCGAGCGTAAATCTTCGTAAGACATGTACACCGGCGAATTCCCTATAAAAGTTTCGTAGTATTTATCCTCACAGCCTGAGAACACTGTCGCAATAAATAGCAAAATAAAAGTTGTATAAGTTGTTTTCATTTCTAGCGTTTTTTTAGTTGAAAAGAATACCTAAACGAATTGTCAAACGATTGTATTCCCGCTCCAACTCATATTCATCTTCTCCTTTAAATTGATTTTTATGGAAGCGATAGCCAAATGAAAGCATCAACCCAAGGTCGGGACTTAGCTGGCTAACAAAACCAAAGGTTGGATTAATCATTACGCCACCTTTCGCACTCTCAAAATCCTGAGAATAATAGTACGAAGACCAGGGCATCATGTCGTAATAAATTCCGCTGTTACTGTAAAAACCGTCATCCAACGGAATCATGTAACCAGCCTTCAAACCTAAAAATGGGGTAAAATGCGACTCTCTAAAATGATATTCCAAATTGCCAAAGACAGGCAAATACGACTCCTCCAAAAAATCGATGCCGAGTCCCACTCCGGCGTACCAATTAGGCTGAACACGAATGTTTACCGATGCATCAAACGAAAAAGGACTCGGTTTAGCACTGTTCGGACTACCAGCCAGTAAGCCAATAGTGGCCTTGAAGAAATAAGAATCCCCCGTGTCTTCGTAGATGCCTGGAATCCAACTACCAGCTACTGTATCAATTTCTGACTCCTTAATTACCCAGAGATTTTTTCCAGAACGGACAACAATTTTTTCATTATCAACTCTGGTTTGCTGCCCTTTTAAAACTGATCCATTTTTGAGGTAAATCACCTCTCGCTTACTTTTTTGGGCAAAACCATTGCCGGCAAATATCAAGAGTGTTAAAAGATAAATGATTTTTTTCATTTTTTTTAGGTTGGTTACTGAAATATGATGCTCACCTCCATTAAGGGTTGCGTGAATAACATAAATTTGCAGTGCTATGCACAAAAAGATTGGAATAACTGTACAGTTATTCCAATCTTTCCCTTTTTAAACCCGTAAAACGATAACACTTTTACTATACCCGTTTTAGCTGAAAAATATCTTTTCGTCGATCTTTTAGGTTCCGCACACTTCCAAACTGATTGAGTTCGCGAAGCAAGTCCAGATCAACATCTGCAATTAGTATCATTTCTGTATTCGGTGTCGCCTCAGCTTTGATTCCGTTTACCGGAAAAGCGAAATCGCAGGGTGTAAAAACCATCGACTGGGCAAACTGAATATCCATGTTATGTACTTTAGGTAAGTTCCCAACTCCTCCGGCTATTACTACATAACATTCATTTTCAATTGCTCTCGCCATAGCACAATTGCGAACCCGGGAATAACCATTTTGAGTATCCGTCAGGAAAGGAACAAAAATAATATCCACACCTTCGTCTGCCAA
It encodes:
- a CDS encoding DUF4212 domain-containing protein; its protein translation is MEKTKKKYWQRNLTYLAYLLCIWFIVSFGAGILFADFLNNFHMAGFPLGFWFAQQGAIYVFVAIIFIYVFLMNRLDKEFDLDEQ
- a CDS encoding rubrerythrin — its product is MTSIVGTQTEKNLLKAFAGESQAKNRYEFFAKQARKEGLHQIASIFEETAINEQAHAKRFFRFLEGGMVEITASYPAGVIGTTMENLTAAADGENEEWSDLYPEFARVAEEEGFKLIAVVFRTIAKIEKHHEERYRKLCKNLEEGKVFEREGKVTWKCRVCGFLHEASKPPVKCPSCEHAQEYFEIEATNY
- a CDS encoding iron-sulfur cluster assembly protein; this translates as MDARIDLIIENLKEVYDPEIPVNIYDLGLIYNIDVDENNKASVIMTLTAPGCPVADMLVEDTRQAAITAEGVDDAHVELTFDPPWEKSMMSEEARLELGFF
- a CDS encoding SufE family protein, producing the protein MTIENIQQEIVEEFSIYEDWMDKYGYLIELGNDLKELDPKLKNDQHLIKGCQSRVWLAPEFKDGKIYFQGESDAVIVKGLVALLLRVVSGRTPEELMNNELHFVDDIGLKQHLSPTRSNGLVAMIKQIKLYAVAYNKISS
- a CDS encoding SUMF1/EgtB/PvdO family nonheme iron enzyme, which gives rise to MMKFKAILFLGLAVLVASCGMLGKGGKGGNKASSKTGWEYNNPDNGGFQADGDFNQVTGPGLTFIEGGTFTMGRVEQDVMYDWNNMPRRVTVASFYMDETEVSNLDYREYIFWLNRVYPESKEKIEQALPDTLVWRKELAYNEPYIQNYFRHPAYSDYPVVGVSWEQAEAYCKWRTDRVNEKILVDRGVLQHDNTQGGQNVFTSNTYLAGLYQGTEGDDPVEDAAGNPRRLKWEDGALLPSYRLPTEAEWEYAAYGLIGNADGELLTERKLYPWNGSYLRDDSKKDRGQMMANFVRGRGDMMGMAGALNDNADITAPVNSYNPNDFGLYCMAGNVNEWVADVYRPLNQQDVEEFQPFRGTVYTEYKRDGDGNLIRNEFGELIADTIADYRNYEDGDYRSQIIEGPDWEAMEDQLSTEDMYIKGEESGEFTSLISDEVRVYKGGSWRDRPYWLIPGTRRYLEQDKATNDIGFRCAMTRVGSPKGF
- a CDS encoding sodium:solute symporter family protein; translated protein: MDSQIWTYVIVGVTFVLYIIIAGLSKAGSTKEFYVAGGGVHPIANGMATAADWMSAASFLSMAGLISFMGYGGSQYLLGWTGGYVLLALMLAPYLRKFGKFTVPDFIGERYYSKNARLVALICALFVSFTYVVGQMKGVGVAFARFLDVSFESGVLIGIGIVFIYAVLGGMKGITNTQIAQYCVIIFAFTVPAVFISLQMTGNPIPQLGFGGKTADGTYLLEKLNQLSVDLGFDEYTKVDKGNTVNMFFITAALMFGTAGLPHVIVRFFTVPRVKDARISAGWALLFIALLYTTAPTVAVFARTNLINTLSEREYADVPEWFTNWENTGLLAFDDKNNDGKIQYLADKEKNELIIDRDIVVLANPEIANLPGWVIALVVAGGLAAALSTAAGLLLVISTSISHDLLKNYLMPGISERSELWAARGSIAVAVVAAGLAGLNPPGFVAQVVALAFGLAASSFFPAIILGIFDKRMNRQGAISGMIVGILFTAIYIVYFKPQLGGPGTPEGYWFGIAPEGVGTLGMILNFVVAMVVSRITAAPPKLVQDLTESIRYPRGAGQVREIHIH
- the murF gene encoding UDP-N-acetylmuramoyl-tripeptide--D-alanyl-D-alanine ligase — translated: MKIEQLYELFLNHPAVSTDSRNIENGGLFFALKGPNFDGNKYAADSLSKGAAFSIVDDNKLPENPNFIMVEDVLQTLQELASYHRKSLGIPILGITGSNGKTTTKELIVAILRKKYNVSSTKGNLNNHIGVPLTLLEMNKNTDVGIVEMGANHPGEIAELCQIANPDFGLITNIGKAHLEGFGSFEGIIKTKSELYKHLKQKSGSAFIHIDNEILQNQAQGLELLTYGRSDQAQLRGELQESAYYLTVKALFPKGWLYLKSKLIGAYNYENILAAARVGLHFKVDPIAIQDAVANYSPMNNRSQLVVKGKNKIIMDAYNANPTSMAASLSNFDAINQKGKMVILGDMLELGDQTDFEHQKIVDILGAMNLDKIFLVGKEFAKTSSDAKTKKFETVDLLSDYLHQQKETEINFTLIKGSRGIKLERILETL